Proteins encoded in a region of the Drosophila busckii strain San Diego stock center, stock number 13000-0081.31 chromosome 2L, ASM1175060v1, whole genome shotgun sequence genome:
- the LOC108608446 gene encoding protein enhancer of rudimentary codes for MSNSAILTNSKMPHIYLLIHPKHEVISRVYCTYDSIDKCLEAICNIYEEHLKRVTPTMPTVTYDIMQLFDFLDSFVDICCLVQQSGSKTYAPYSKDWLKDKIYEKFQKTAMQTMEKQPLEVDEQLSA; via the exons ATGAGTAATTCAGCGATTTTAACTAACAGCAAA ATGCCACACATCTATTTATTGATACATCCCAAGCATGAAGTCATCTCACGCGTTTATTGCACTTATGACAGCATTGATAAATGCCTGGAGGCCATTTGCAATATCTATGAGGAGCATTTGAAGCGTGTGACACCAACGATGCCCACTGTAACTTATGACATAATGCAGTTGTTTGATTTCTTGGATTCATTTGTGGATATTTGCTGTCTGGTGCAgcaaagcggcagcaaaacATATGCGCCGTACAGTAAAGATTGGCTAAAGGATAAGATATATGAAAAGTTTCAAAAGACAGCAATGCAGACAATGGAAAAGCAGCCACTTGAAGTTGATGAGCAGCTGAGCGCTTGA
- the LOC117135050 gene encoding antifreeze protein Maxi-like, translated as MMLQSLKLRADKLSGIPTATATATTGELTAAATVIDTTTTTATAADIAAATTTKMLTTAPVAHVANGMANGSSSLYSASNNLNSNNNNNLQQPAAAAATAVAAAAATGAIATTTTFTGAAKSFHPYLRPSSNLSAAAAATPTAATTTMTKTAAAAAAAAAGIGMPTTLFETLLHNQINSNAVAIATTPTATPTLAAAAAAPATAATTIETAAAAAETTAAATAAAAAAATLLNSSINSRTSLADQSVAAPAANW; from the coding sequence atgatgTTGCAATCTTTGAAATTGCGCGCGGATAAACTAAGCGGCattccaacagcaacagcaacagcaacaactggcgagctaacagcagcagcaacagtaatagacacaacaacaacaacagcaacagcagcagacattgcagcagcaacaacaacaaaaatgctaACAACGGCACCTGTTGCCCATGTTGCTAATGGTATGgccaacggcagcagcagtctctatagcgccagcaacaatttaaatagcaataacaataacaacttgcaacagccagcagcagcagcagcaacagccgtagcggcggcagcagcaactggcgcaatagcaacaacaacaacttttacaGGTGCTGCTAAAAGTTTTCATCCATATTTGCGGCCCAGCAGCAATctaagcgcagcagcagcagcgacgccaacagcagcaacaacaacaatgaccaaaactgctgctgccgctgctgctgctgctgctggcattggcaTGCCAACAACATTGTTTGAAACACTTTTACACAACCAAATAAATTCCaatgctgttgccattgctacCACGCCCACAGCAACACCcacactagcagcagcagcagcagcgccagcaacagcagcaacaactatagagacagcagcagcagcagccgaaaccacagcggcggcaacagctgctgctgctgcagctgcgacgCTGCTAAATTCCAGCATTAATTCCAGAACTTCATTAGCTGACCAAAGCGTCGCTGCTCCCGCTGCAAATTGGTGA